Proteins encoded within one genomic window of Streptomyces sp. NBC_00523:
- a CDS encoding class II fumarate hydratase, which translates to MTDQGTAEGYRVEHDSMGEVRVPADAKWRAQTQRAVENFPVSGQRLERAHIEALARIKAAAAKVNAELKVLDPDIAEAIQEAAGEVAEGRWDAEFPVDVFQTGSGTSSNMNTNEVLATLATERLGRAVHPNDHVNASQSSNDVFPSSIHIAATAAVTADLIPALDHLAAALERKAEEFATVVKSGRTHLMDATPVTLGQEFGGYAAQIRYGVERLRASLPRLAELPLGGTAVGTGINTPPGFSAAVIAEVARVTGLPLTEARDHFEAQGARDGLVETSGQLRTLGVSLTKICNDLRWMASGPRTGLAEISLPDLQPGSSIMPGKVNPVIPEAVLMVAAQVTGNDATVAAAGAAGNFELNVMLPVIAKNLLESVRLLTNASRLLADRTVDGITAHAERAREYAESSPSVVTPLNKYIGYEEAAKVAKKSLAERRTIREVVLEGGYVERGDLTEQQLDEALDVLRMTRP; encoded by the coding sequence ATGACGGATCAGGGAACGGCCGAGGGCTACCGCGTCGAGCACGACTCGATGGGCGAGGTCAGGGTGCCCGCCGACGCGAAGTGGCGGGCCCAGACGCAGCGGGCCGTGGAGAACTTCCCGGTCTCCGGCCAGCGCCTGGAGCGGGCCCACATCGAGGCCCTGGCCCGCATCAAGGCCGCCGCCGCCAAGGTCAACGCCGAGCTGAAGGTCCTCGACCCGGACATCGCCGAGGCGATCCAGGAGGCGGCCGGCGAGGTCGCCGAAGGGCGCTGGGACGCGGAGTTCCCGGTCGACGTCTTCCAGACCGGCTCGGGCACCTCCTCGAACATGAACACCAACGAGGTCCTGGCCACCCTCGCCACCGAGCGCCTGGGCCGCGCGGTCCACCCCAACGACCACGTCAACGCCTCGCAGTCCTCCAACGACGTGTTCCCCTCCTCGATCCACATCGCCGCCACCGCCGCGGTCACCGCCGACCTGATCCCCGCCCTGGACCACCTCGCCGCCGCCCTGGAGCGCAAGGCGGAGGAGTTCGCGACGGTGGTGAAGTCCGGGCGCACCCACCTGATGGACGCCACACCCGTCACCCTCGGCCAGGAGTTCGGGGGCTACGCCGCCCAGATCCGTTACGGCGTCGAGCGGCTGCGCGCCTCGCTCCCCCGCCTCGCCGAACTCCCCCTCGGCGGCACGGCCGTGGGCACCGGCATCAACACCCCGCCCGGCTTCTCCGCCGCCGTCATCGCCGAGGTGGCCCGCGTCACCGGCCTGCCGCTCACCGAGGCCCGCGACCACTTCGAGGCGCAGGGCGCCCGGGACGGCCTGGTGGAGACGTCGGGCCAGCTGCGCACCCTCGGTGTCTCGCTCACCAAGATCTGCAACGACCTGCGCTGGATGGCGTCCGGGCCGCGCACCGGCCTCGCCGAGATCTCCCTGCCCGACCTACAGCCCGGCTCCTCGATCATGCCGGGCAAGGTCAACCCGGTCATCCCCGAGGCCGTCCTGATGGTCGCCGCGCAGGTGACCGGGAACGACGCCACTGTCGCCGCCGCGGGGGCCGCCGGGAACTTCGAGCTGAACGTCATGCTCCCGGTCATCGCGAAGAACCTGCTGGAGTCCGTACGGCTGCTCACCAACGCCTCCCGGCTGCTCGCGGACCGCACGGTGGACGGCATCACGGCGCACGCCGAGCGGGCCAGGGAGTACGCCGAGTCCTCGCCGTCCGTCGTCACCCCGCTGAACAAGTACATCGGCTACGAGGAAGCGGCCAAGGTCGCCAAGAAGTCACTCGCGGAACGCCGGACGATCCGTGAGGTCGTCCTCGAAGGCGGCTACGTGGAGCGCGGAGACCTGACCGAACAGCAGCTCGACGAGGCCCTGGACGTACTGCGCATGACCCGCCCGTGA
- a CDS encoding SGNH/GDSL hydrolase family protein: MKAGRSVGATSIPAVLAVSAVLVGGLIQAAPAVAAPPAPKAAPPPSSTAPAPPARVADPDRQLGKGWKSSKDRAVVAAADTDGLHILVADSADAYTWKTAARLSEPGMPADSWIGNTCVMDRSHAAVAYAPRAFTNKPDLMQGGAFTAIVDLDTGRVTKLPFTASLAYFDPTCNAAQGTAAFTAYRGMNDVRTMKTRLITVNTSGKTLDEATLDGQFTSAVPAEGGMLAGQGHGVVRVDHAGKVTKLATADSVPFDIRPAKDGRIAFVDRKGTSVSQAKVFTGRGKPALLAKGKVGDLELLPGDAGRVFLTGRPSGEPRVEGSGVTVLDAPADTTVSGLGRLAVDPVLTPGVQAGLERIKNTGRGFTKAEPEPQPPAEEESAEPVTVTSTAVTTGKKLTQSVLPAAADPASPAVLSPALADRTRATAKTAPSALSATAAAASTTPTDPDRWCSISRNDVNAQALQPTPNQVEWAVDMAVRGELRSQWLTTGGWRNQYGLGVVDPQGLFPKPKLGDSATARIPANVMLGILAQESNLWQAESGVVPGQMGNPLAAVDGYYGHDASGSTSDYWKVHWDESDCGYGVGQITDGMRLAGHEKTGETSLSPEKQKAVALDYAVNIAAAVQILADKWNEVHTAGQEVTVNDDDPSKVENWFTAVWNYNLGFNPPTPHSSGPWGLGWYNNPANPIYKKSWGHPFMDTSLDPDANHDAAHPQDWPYEEKVMGWSAWSIDTGYSYSTDGRQDWQGESGFSSAGFYPAWWVSNAERSKVSPDLTVFCNEFNNCDSLSPPDCDTEACYAQYWWHKENATWKDDCATNCGHEHIKYETLRSEPGRGYRLKYGTPVCDGAPAGSLVVASVPDGTPSWNDCGTVSSKGSFAFGFHADSDNHYEAKADLHQVGGGYDGHFWYTHTRNSAHLGDSGPMAITGTWTLGQSAGWARVFVHLPDTGAHTQQAHYVIKGTDDGDRDRYVNTHYGTNTWFELGTYHFTGTPQVELSNTTADGTADDDIAFTSVAFQKLSAKPKHMVVAMGDSYSSGEGAGSYSPESDRDHGTSQWNACRRSANSWARKVILPFTSKPIGELADGGDASMDFQNVSCSGAKTWQLTSGDPNSWGEMGNYHEVTQIDSGVLSKDTSLVMLTIGGNDGDNFTNAVTDCYIIGICDEDDFTGKAHTAVQDTEALIKEISGAAYNARIVLMGYPHIVADDPCITGNFGVLNNLADYMRDEQKTMVEGLAANGYKVTFADAIPAFRGHAVCDGDPYIHDIVAGPNGDGDFHSGDDATPTPCLPWPGDDICASLESFHPNGSGTTKYAQVMDQALADAKYTGS, translated from the coding sequence TTGAAAGCCGGAAGATCCGTCGGAGCGACCTCCATACCCGCGGTGCTGGCGGTCAGCGCCGTGCTGGTCGGGGGTCTGATCCAGGCCGCGCCCGCCGTCGCGGCACCACCCGCACCGAAGGCCGCCCCGCCCCCGAGCAGTACCGCGCCCGCCCCTCCGGCACGGGTCGCCGACCCGGACCGGCAGCTCGGGAAGGGCTGGAAGAGCTCCAAGGACCGGGCCGTGGTCGCCGCTGCCGACACCGACGGCCTGCACATCCTGGTCGCCGACAGCGCGGACGCCTATACGTGGAAGACGGCGGCCAGGCTGTCCGAGCCCGGCATGCCCGCGGACTCGTGGATCGGCAACACCTGCGTCATGGACCGCTCCCACGCCGCGGTCGCCTACGCGCCCAGGGCCTTCACGAACAAGCCGGACCTGATGCAGGGCGGTGCCTTCACCGCGATCGTGGACCTGGACACCGGCCGCGTGACGAAGCTGCCGTTCACGGCGTCCCTGGCCTACTTCGACCCCACGTGCAACGCCGCGCAGGGGACGGCCGCGTTCACCGCGTACCGCGGGATGAACGACGTGCGCACCATGAAGACGCGCCTGATCACCGTGAACACGTCCGGGAAGACGCTCGATGAGGCCACGCTCGACGGGCAGTTCACCAGCGCGGTGCCGGCCGAGGGCGGCATGCTCGCCGGGCAGGGGCACGGAGTGGTCCGCGTGGACCATGCGGGCAAGGTGACCAAGCTCGCCACCGCGGACAGCGTCCCGTTCGACATCCGCCCCGCCAAGGACGGCCGGATCGCGTTCGTGGACCGCAAGGGCACCTCCGTGTCCCAGGCCAAGGTGTTCACCGGCCGGGGGAAGCCGGCCCTCCTGGCCAAGGGGAAGGTCGGTGACCTCGAACTCCTGCCGGGCGACGCCGGACGCGTGTTCCTCACCGGCCGTCCCTCCGGGGAGCCCCGTGTTGAGGGGAGCGGTGTCACCGTGCTCGACGCGCCCGCCGACACGACGGTGTCCGGCCTGGGCCGACTCGCCGTCGACCCGGTGCTCACTCCGGGGGTGCAGGCGGGTCTGGAACGGATCAAGAACACGGGCCGCGGATTCACCAAGGCCGAGCCCGAACCGCAGCCGCCGGCCGAGGAGGAGTCGGCCGAGCCGGTGACCGTCACCTCGACGGCCGTCACCACCGGGAAGAAGCTCACGCAGAGCGTCCTTCCGGCTGCTGCCGACCCCGCGTCTCCGGCCGTCCTCTCACCGGCTCTGGCCGACCGGACCAGGGCCACGGCGAAGACCGCGCCCTCCGCGCTCAGCGCGACGGCCGCGGCCGCGTCCACCACGCCGACGGACCCCGACCGCTGGTGCTCGATCTCCCGCAACGATGTGAACGCCCAGGCCCTGCAGCCGACGCCGAACCAGGTCGAGTGGGCCGTGGACATGGCCGTGCGCGGCGAGCTGCGCTCGCAGTGGCTGACCACCGGCGGCTGGCGCAACCAGTACGGTCTCGGCGTCGTGGACCCCCAGGGTCTCTTCCCCAAGCCGAAGCTCGGCGATTCCGCGACCGCCCGCATCCCCGCCAACGTGATGCTCGGCATCCTGGCCCAGGAGTCGAACCTGTGGCAGGCCGAGTCCGGCGTCGTCCCCGGCCAGATGGGCAACCCGCTCGCGGCCGTCGACGGCTACTACGGGCATGACGCGTCCGGCTCGACGAGTGACTACTGGAAGGTCCACTGGGACGAGTCCGACTGCGGCTACGGAGTCGGGCAGATCACCGATGGCATGCGCCTGGCCGGCCACGAGAAGACCGGCGAGACCAGCCTGTCGCCGGAGAAGCAGAAGGCCGTCGCCCTCGACTACGCCGTGAACATCGCCGCAGCCGTGCAGATCCTCGCCGACAAGTGGAACGAGGTCCACACGGCCGGGCAGGAGGTCACCGTCAATGACGACGACCCCTCGAAGGTGGAGAACTGGTTCACCGCCGTCTGGAACTACAACCTCGGCTTCAACCCGCCCACCCCGCATTCCAGCGGCCCCTGGGGACTCGGCTGGTACAACAACCCGGCCAACCCCATCTACAAGAAGAGCTGGGGCCATCCCTTCATGGACACCAGCCTGGACCCCGACGCGAACCATGACGCGGCACACCCGCAGGACTGGCCGTACGAGGAGAAGGTGATGGGCTGGTCCGCCTGGTCCATCGACACGGGCTACTCCTACAGCACGGACGGACGGCAGGACTGGCAGGGCGAATCCGGATTCAGCTCCGCCGGCTTCTACCCCGCCTGGTGGGTCAGCAACGCGGAGCGCAGCAAGGTCTCCCCCGACCTGACCGTTTTCTGCAACGAGTTCAACAACTGCGACTCCCTCAGCCCGCCGGACTGCGACACCGAGGCGTGCTACGCGCAGTACTGGTGGCACAAGGAGAACGCGACCTGGAAGGACGACTGCGCGACCAACTGCGGCCACGAGCACATCAAGTACGAGACGCTGCGCTCGGAACCGGGGCGCGGCTACCGCCTCAAGTACGGCACCCCCGTATGCGACGGCGCACCGGCCGGCTCCCTCGTGGTCGCCTCCGTACCGGACGGCACTCCGTCGTGGAACGACTGCGGGACGGTCTCGTCCAAGGGCAGTTTCGCGTTCGGATTCCACGCGGACTCCGACAACCATTACGAGGCGAAGGCCGACCTCCATCAGGTCGGCGGCGGCTACGACGGCCACTTCTGGTACACCCACACCCGCAACTCGGCGCACCTCGGCGACTCCGGACCCATGGCCATCACCGGTACCTGGACCCTGGGGCAGAGTGCGGGCTGGGCGCGCGTGTTCGTCCACCTGCCCGACACGGGTGCCCACACCCAGCAGGCCCATTACGTCATCAAGGGCACCGACGACGGTGACCGGGACCGCTACGTGAACACCCACTACGGCACCAACACCTGGTTCGAACTCGGTACGTACCACTTCACCGGCACACCCCAGGTGGAACTGTCGAACACCACGGCCGACGGTACGGCCGACGACGACATCGCGTTCACCTCCGTCGCCTTCCAGAAGCTCTCGGCCAAGCCGAAGCACATGGTGGTGGCGATGGGCGACTCCTACTCCTCCGGAGAGGGAGCCGGCAGCTACTCGCCCGAGTCCGACCGGGACCACGGCACCTCCCAGTGGAACGCCTGCCGTCGCAGCGCGAACTCCTGGGCCCGCAAGGTCATCCTGCCCTTCACCAGCAAGCCGATCGGCGAGCTCGCCGACGGCGGTGACGCGTCGATGGACTTCCAGAACGTCTCGTGCTCCGGTGCGAAGACGTGGCAGCTGACCTCCGGGGACCCCAACTCCTGGGGTGAGATGGGCAACTATCACGAGGTGACCCAGATCGACTCGGGTGTCCTCAGTAAGGACACGAGCCTGGTCATGCTGACCATCGGCGGCAACGACGGTGACAACTTCACCAACGCGGTCACCGACTGCTACATCATCGGCATCTGCGACGAGGACGACTTCACCGGCAAGGCGCACACCGCGGTCCAGGACACCGAGGCACTCATCAAGGAGATCAGCGGAGCGGCGTACAACGCCCGGATCGTCCTCATGGGCTACCCGCACATCGTCGCCGACGATCCCTGCATCACGGGGAACTTCGGCGTGCTGAACAACCTGGCCGACTACATGCGCGACGAGCAGAAGACGATGGTCGAGGGACTGGCCGCGAACGGCTACAAGGTCACGTTCGCCGACGCGATCCCGGCTTTCCGCGGCCATGCGGTGTGCGACGGAGACCCGTACATCCATGACATTGTGGCCGGGCCGAACGGCGACGGCGACTTCCACAGCGGGGACGACGCGACTCCGACCCCGTGCCTTCCCTGGCCCGGGGACGACATCTGCGCGAGTCTTGAGTCCTTCCACCCGAACGGCTCGGGAACGACGAAGTACGCGCAGGTCATGGATCAGGCCCTGGCCGACGCCAAGTACACGGGGAGCTGA
- the fomD gene encoding cytidylyl-2-hydroxypropylphosphonate hydrolase, giving the protein MTGTGGTERWAPGDQILWRYRGNGPERPDSAAHAFHICRPVTVVQDTEELLAVWVAPGTECVKPVLADGTEVHAEPLATRYTAPRTTARSLWLGNGVLKLARAGEPWSVWLFWERAWQFRSWYVNLEEPRTRWAGGTDSEDHFLDISVYPDRSWLWRDEDEFEQAQRVGLITPDTACRVREAGREAVGLIRSWGAPFRDGWEDWRPDPAWRVPELPDDWDRRPDGSDRTASAMPS; this is encoded by the coding sequence ATGACGGGTACCGGAGGGACCGAGCGCTGGGCGCCGGGTGACCAGATTCTGTGGCGCTACCGCGGCAACGGCCCCGAACGGCCGGATTCCGCCGCTCACGCGTTCCACATCTGCCGCCCGGTCACGGTCGTCCAGGACACCGAGGAGCTGCTCGCGGTGTGGGTGGCGCCCGGCACCGAGTGCGTCAAGCCGGTCCTCGCGGACGGCACCGAGGTGCACGCCGAACCGCTCGCCACCCGCTACACCGCCCCGCGCACGACGGCCCGTTCGCTCTGGCTGGGCAACGGCGTGCTGAAGCTGGCCAGAGCCGGCGAGCCCTGGTCCGTCTGGCTGTTCTGGGAGCGTGCCTGGCAGTTCCGCAGCTGGTACGTGAACCTGGAGGAGCCGCGCACCAGGTGGGCCGGGGGCACCGACTCCGAGGACCACTTCCTGGACATCTCCGTCTACCCGGACCGCAGCTGGCTCTGGCGTGACGAGGACGAGTTCGAGCAGGCCCAGCGGGTCGGCCTGATCACGCCGGACACGGCGTGCCGGGTGCGCGAGGCGGGGCGCGAGGCGGTCGGGCTGATCCGCTCCTGGGGGGCGCCGTTCCGCGACGGCTGGGAGGACTGGCGGCCCGATCCGGCGTGGCGGGTGCCCGAACTCCCGGACGACTGGGACCGCCGGCCGGACGGTTCGGACCGTACGGCTTCCGCCATGCCGTCGTGA
- a CDS encoding transglycosylase domain-containing protein translates to MGRAEARRAQRRAAKSGGIRRLFTWRKLLGTALGVILLGMGAFAVLYMMVDVPEGNPKMELQANVYKYADGSLLARTGEVNREIVSLAEVPKEVQDTFVAAENKSFYKDHGVDFKGTARGLLNTLSGKGKQGGSTITQQYVKNYYLDQQQTVTRKLKELVISLKLDQKKSKKEILAGYINTSYYGRGAWGIQAAAQAYYGVDAKDLNVSQGAYLAALLQAPSQYDWAVAGPNGKRLVKARWAYTLDNMVEEGWLDSAKRQKQTFPVPREPKPLNGTAGQKGYIVQAAREAVIKQAGITEDQFDRGGWTITVNIDKKKQKQLEKSVEAKLLDKLDTKKRKLDKDIQAGAASVDPKTGAVLALYGGRGQSEHWISNAGRRDYQPASTFKPVILASALDNESKTQDDEKITANTRYDGTSKRPVVGGDRYFAPENEDDHNYGQITVQTAMNASVNSVFAQMGVDVGMDKVLATAGKLGMNVKDLEAAPAMTLGSMGASPLEMAGVYATLDNHGKQVTPQIVKTAVHQGDAPLDLPDAIGEQVISRQAADSVTSVLTGVVDDGTARGSVRNAEGLSDKDIAGKTGTSDDNKSAWFTGYTSNLVTSVGLFGEAAFDRTGDDGKKISKNAQVTLQGAGGGGRVNGGGFPAEIWADYMGHSVGKAREFDLDTDMGAAVSPPPASTSPSPSTSPSEKPSPSDTPSTSPSSEPPPASESPQSSPPASPSGGPTSEQPPNPSTDPDPDPSSTVELPDLSGDRRPDNSDER, encoded by the coding sequence ATGGGTCGAGCGGAAGCGCGACGAGCCCAGCGGCGGGCTGCGAAGAGCGGCGGCATACGCAGGCTCTTCACCTGGCGCAAACTACTGGGCACCGCCCTCGGGGTGATCCTGCTGGGCATGGGCGCTTTCGCCGTGCTCTACATGATGGTGGACGTGCCGGAGGGCAACCCCAAGATGGAGTTGCAGGCGAACGTCTACAAGTACGCCGACGGCAGCCTGCTCGCCAGGACCGGCGAGGTGAACCGCGAGATCGTGAGCCTCGCGGAGGTGCCCAAGGAGGTCCAGGACACCTTCGTCGCCGCCGAGAACAAGTCCTTCTACAAGGACCACGGCGTCGACTTCAAGGGCACCGCGCGCGGCCTGCTCAACACGCTGTCCGGCAAGGGCAAGCAGGGTGGCTCGACCATCACGCAGCAGTACGTCAAGAACTACTACCTGGACCAGCAGCAGACGGTCACCCGGAAGCTCAAAGAGCTGGTCATCTCGCTGAAGCTGGACCAGAAGAAGTCCAAGAAGGAAATCCTCGCCGGGTACATCAACACCAGCTACTACGGACGCGGCGCCTGGGGCATCCAGGCCGCCGCGCAGGCGTACTACGGCGTGGACGCCAAGGACCTGAACGTCTCGCAGGGCGCCTACCTCGCCGCGCTGCTCCAGGCGCCGAGCCAGTACGACTGGGCCGTCGCCGGTCCGAACGGCAAGCGGCTCGTCAAGGCGCGCTGGGCCTACACCCTGGACAACATGGTGGAGGAGGGCTGGCTCGACTCCGCCAAGCGCCAGAAGCAGACGTTCCCGGTGCCGCGCGAGCCCAAGCCGCTGAACGGGACGGCCGGCCAGAAGGGCTACATCGTCCAGGCGGCCCGCGAGGCCGTGATCAAGCAGGCGGGCATCACCGAGGACCAGTTCGACCGCGGCGGCTGGACGATCACCGTCAACATCGACAAGAAGAAGCAGAAGCAGCTGGAGAAGTCGGTCGAGGCCAAGCTCCTCGACAAGCTGGACACCAAGAAGCGCAAGCTCGACAAGGACATCCAGGCGGGCGCCGCCTCGGTCGACCCGAAGACCGGCGCGGTCCTCGCGCTGTACGGCGGACGCGGCCAGAGCGAGCACTGGATCTCGAACGCCGGGCGCAGGGACTACCAGCCCGCGTCCACCTTCAAGCCGGTCATCCTCGCCTCCGCCCTCGACAACGAGTCGAAGACGCAGGACGACGAGAAGATCACCGCGAACACCCGCTACGACGGCACCAGCAAGCGCCCCGTCGTCGGCGGCGACCGGTACTTCGCGCCGGAGAACGAGGACGACCACAACTACGGGCAGATCACCGTCCAGACCGCGATGAACGCGTCCGTCAACTCCGTCTTCGCGCAGATGGGCGTGGACGTCGGCATGGACAAGGTGCTGGCGACCGCGGGCAAGCTCGGCATGAACGTGAAGGACCTGGAGGCCGCGCCCGCGATGACCCTCGGCTCCATGGGGGCGAGCCCGCTGGAGATGGCCGGGGTCTACGCCACGCTCGACAACCACGGCAAGCAGGTCACCCCGCAGATCGTGAAGACGGCCGTGCACCAGGGCGACGCCCCCCTCGACCTGCCCGACGCGATCGGCGAACAGGTGATCTCCCGCCAGGCCGCGGACTCCGTGACGTCCGTCCTGACCGGTGTGGTCGACGACGGTACGGCCCGCGGGTCGGTCCGCAACGCGGAGGGGCTCTCCGACAAGGACATCGCCGGCAAGACCGGTACCTCCGACGACAACAAGTCGGCCTGGTTCACCGGCTACACCTCCAACCTGGTCACCTCGGTCGGCCTGTTCGGCGAGGCGGCCTTCGACCGCACCGGCGACGACGGCAAGAAGATCAGCAAGAACGCTCAGGTGACCCTCCAGGGCGCCGGCGGCGGCGGACGCGTCAACGGTGGCGGCTTCCCCGCCGAGATCTGGGCCGACTACATGGGCCACTCCGTCGGCAAGGCCCGCGAGTTCGACCTGGACACGGACATGGGCGCCGCGGTCAGCCCGCCGCCCGCGTCCACCTCGCCGAGCCCGAGCACCTCGCCGTCCGAGAAGCCCTCGCCCTCCGACACACCGTCCACCTCGCCGTCCTCCGAGCCCCCGCCGGCCAGCGAGTCACCGCAGAGCTCCCCGCCCGCCTCGCCCTCGGGCGGCCCGACGAGCGAACAGCCCCCCAACCCGTCGACCGACCCGGACCCGGACCCGTCGTCCACCGTGGAGCTCCCGGACCTCTCGGGGGACCGGCGACCGGACAACAGCGACGAGCGCTGA
- a CDS encoding SpoIIE family protein phosphatase, with amino-acid sequence MTEHPTSHEGRQPLAARPQERTRPRQRDAAVAAAAAATAIPAPAKGPAGSTPDPQAATRREGDRLRFVGAATRRIARGIDLDEIVLGLCRASVPTFSDAILVYLRDPLPVGDERPVNPFVLRLRRSDRLRLTDEETESLSETERLRLPAVDPQADLMPAAELCEVRPGSALAEVLRGVRPVFGDSAAARVALPELLGADRSVPSGHRVILAPLRGRRRVIGAAVFLRGAERPAFEANDLLVAAQLATHTALGIDKAVLYGREAYIADELQRTMLPDSLPQPTGVKLASRYLPAAETARVGGDWYDAIPLPGSRVALVVGDVMGHSMTSAAIMGQLRTTAQTLAGLDLPPQEVLHHLDEQAQRLGSDRMATCLYAVYDPVAHRITVANAGHPPPVLLHLGGRAEVLRVPPGAPIGVGGVDFEAVELDAPAGATLLLYTDGLVESRLRDVWTGIELLRERLAATARLTGPDHSPPLEALCDDVLDMLGPGDRDDDIALLAARFDGIAPSDVAYWFLDPDDSAPGRARRLARRALGRWGLDDLSDSVELLISEVVTNAVRYAERPVTLRLLRTETLRCEVGDDSPQLPRQRRAKDMDENGRGLFLVNRLARRWGATRLSTGKVVWFEMPTGGR; translated from the coding sequence GTGACGGAGCACCCCACCTCCCACGAAGGCCGGCAGCCTCTCGCCGCCCGGCCGCAGGAACGCACCCGGCCGCGGCAGCGGGACGCCGCCGTCGCGGCCGCCGCTGCCGCCACGGCGATCCCGGCACCCGCCAAGGGCCCCGCGGGCTCAACCCCCGATCCACAGGCGGCGACGCGGCGCGAGGGCGACCGGCTGCGCTTCGTGGGGGCCGCGACCCGGCGGATCGCCCGGGGCATCGACCTGGACGAGATCGTGCTCGGACTGTGCCGGGCCAGTGTGCCGACGTTCTCCGACGCCATACTCGTCTACCTCCGCGACCCGCTGCCCGTCGGCGACGAGCGGCCGGTCAACCCGTTCGTGCTGCGCCTGCGCCGCTCGGACCGGCTGCGGCTGACCGACGAGGAGACCGAGAGCCTGTCCGAGACGGAGCGGCTGCGGCTGCCCGCCGTCGACCCGCAGGCCGACCTGATGCCCGCCGCAGAGCTCTGCGAGGTCCGCCCCGGGAGCGCTCTCGCCGAGGTGCTGCGCGGGGTGCGGCCGGTCTTCGGCGACTCCGCGGCGGCCCGCGTCGCGCTGCCCGAACTGCTGGGAGCCGACCGCTCGGTGCCGTCCGGCCACCGGGTGATCCTGGCCCCGCTGCGCGGCCGGCGCCGGGTGATCGGGGCGGCGGTCTTCCTGCGCGGCGCCGAGCGCCCGGCCTTCGAGGCCAACGACCTCCTGGTCGCCGCCCAGCTGGCCACGCACACCGCCCTCGGCATCGACAAGGCCGTGCTCTACGGGCGCGAGGCGTACATCGCGGACGAGCTCCAGCGCACGATGCTGCCCGACTCGCTCCCTCAGCCGACCGGCGTGAAACTCGCCTCGCGCTACCTCCCGGCCGCCGAGACGGCCCGGGTCGGCGGCGACTGGTACGACGCGATCCCGCTGCCCGGCAGCAGGGTCGCCCTGGTCGTCGGGGACGTCATGGGCCACTCCATGACCTCTGCCGCGATCATGGGCCAGCTCCGGACCACCGCGCAGACCCTGGCCGGGCTCGACCTGCCCCCGCAGGAGGTCCTGCACCACCTGGACGAGCAGGCGCAGCGCCTCGGCAGCGACCGCATGGCGACCTGCCTCTACGCGGTGTACGACCCCGTCGCGCACCGCATCACCGTCGCCAACGCGGGCCACCCGCCGCCCGTCCTGCTCCACCTGGGCGGCCGCGCCGAGGTCCTGCGGGTGCCCCCGGGCGCCCCGATCGGCGTCGGCGGGGTCGACTTCGAGGCCGTCGAGCTGGACGCCCCGGCCGGTGCGACGCTGCTGCTGTACACGGACGGGCTGGTCGAGTCCCGGCTGCGGGACGTGTGGACGGGCATCGAGCTGCTGCGGGAACGGCTCGCCGCGACCGCCCGGCTGACCGGCCCGGACCACTCGCCGCCACTGGAGGCCCTGTGCGACGACGTGCTGGACATGCTGGGCCCCGGTGACCGCGACGACGACATCGCGCTGCTCGCCGCCCGCTTCGACGGGATCGCGCCGAGCGACGTCGCCTACTGGTTCCTGGACCCGGACGACTCCGCTCCCGGCCGGGCCCGCCGACTGGCCCGCAGGGCGCTCGGCCGGTGGGGCCTGGACGACCTCTCGGACTCGGTGGAGCTCCTGATCAGCGAGGTGGTCACCAACGCCGTGCGGTACGCGGAGCGCCCGGTCACCCTGCGCCTGCTGCGCACCGAGACCCTGCGCTGCGAGGTCGGCGACGACTCCCCCCAGCTCCCCCGGCAGCGCCGCGCCAAGGACATGGACGAGAACGGCCGCGGCCTGTTCCTGGTCAACCGCCTGGCCCGCCGCTGGGGCGCGACGCGCCTGTCGACGGGCAAGGTGGTGTGGTTCGAGATGCCGACCGGGGGGCGGTGA